A segment of the Mesorhizobium australicum genome:
GCAACAATACCATGAACGGAAGAATATATCCTTAAGACATTCTGAAACCCCTGCTCCCTGTTCGATCCGCGCCGGAGGCGTGATCGAACCCGCGCGGGACGCGCGGCCTTGATGCTCCCCGTCCCGATGCAACCTGCTGGCCATGTAAGGCCCGCGCGGTCACGGCCGGAACGGCCGGGAACCCCTTTAGGGGTTGACCGCATTAGCGGGCTGTCATGGCAGGCTTGCCGGTGAGGGTGGGGAAATCACTCCGGAATTCGTCAAACGCGCTCCACGCCCGCCGTATAGCCGGGAAAGCGGTATAGAAGGCCGTTCGTCGGCTGCCGATCTTGCGGGAACTTTGCCGCTGTCTTCCTCGAAGACAAAGCAAGGCTGATACCCGCAAATGTGGGTTTGTGGTAAAGCGCATTTGTGACTGTCACGCGTATTTGAAACAAGTAACTTGCCGGCCGACTAGGCCGGCTCCATTCTCATTTCGCCATAGAATTAAACCTAGATAGGGATTCAGCCCCTTTGTGGGACTCACGTTCAGCACAGCGGGCGCGCGCCTCGGCCATGCGTATCAGCGCAGCACCTAGCGAGCTGTCTGGATCGACATCGGCAATCGTGCGCTCGATCTCGCTCATGCTGGCGCGCATTGTCTCGATCTCAGTCGCGCGATCCTGCTGGCGCTGCTGCTCGTCGGCCGGCGTGGGCGCAGGGTGGAAATACCGACCTAGCAGCCGGGCAGCTCGGGCAGGCAAAAACAGCCTATAGGCGTTGCTCGTCTGCTGCACCTGCGGCCCCCTGCCCTCGTTGCCGGTCGGCACATAACGCCGAATCCAGTCGAGGAAGCCATGCCGGCGCAACGCCGCCAAGGCCCGGATGATCGTATTGCGGCCGTGACAGAGCTTCGCCGCCAGATAGTCAATCGACGGCTCTAGCCGGCCGCTGCGCCGATCCGCGAGGTTCACAAGGTATTCCAGAAGCTCGACGGCTATCAGGCCGAGCGCGCCGCTTGCGGTGTTCGGCTCCGTGGCACGGCGCTCATGGCGCGTCACCAGCTCAAACTTGCGGGCGGCGGCAACGATCCGGTGCCGGTCCTCCTTCGGGATCGGTCGCCAGAATATACCCTCCTGCCCGCCCGCCCGGTGCGAATTACGCCGCACGGGCTGGTGAGTGCGTTTTACACGGCTGCGGCGCACCCCGGCCGGCAACGGTTGGTCTAGGATTTCTCCTACTGCTGTGAACATGGCTTCTCCTTCGGTCTGGTTGACCGCCGAAGGTTTGGCCGCTCGCGGGCGTACGCAGGGCGCACGAATCCGTGGCAAGATTCCTCTTGCAAACGGTCCGGCTTTTTGGGAGAATTCGACCACCACAGACGAATTCAAGGCCCTCGGCCGAACTATCAGAAGCCCGCCCTTCCGGCGGGTTTTTTGATTTCTGGTCGGTATTCCCTCGCAAAATGGTTGGTGGCCGCGCTCGAATCGCGCCGCCACTAGCCTGTGATGGTGCCTGATGCCGGAATCTCGATCAACGCGGTTTTGTGAAAGCGCGGATTTCTGCGCATTTCAGGATCGGAACACCGCGCAACCAAGGCGTGAGCATTGGCCGTACGGCCGAATCCTGCAATGTGGGTTTGTGGTATCCCGCAAACCCTGATACCCTCACTCAATGATTCTTTCGTTCATCAACCAAAAGGGCGGCGTCGGTAAAACGACCTTGGCAATCAACGTCGCGGCAGCTTTGGCTACTCGCGGCAAGGTATTGTTGATCGACGCCGACGAGCAGGGCAGCGCAACCGCATGGGCATCCCTACGCGAGCAGACCCCTTTTCAGGTGGTCAGCATGGTACGCGCCAACATGGCGCGGGATGCGATCCAGATGGCGGCGAACTTCACCCATACCGTAATCGACGGCCCGCCACGCGCTCGCGATCTCGCCCGCGCCGTCATCATTGCCGCTGATGTGGTGGCGATCCCCATTGAACCCTCCGGCTTGTCAACATGGGCAGCGGGAGAAACCATCAATCAGGTCCGCGAGGCGCAAGCCGTTAAAGATTCCCTCAAATGTGGGTTTGTGGTTTCTCGCAAAATTGGGAAAACTGTCATCGGCCGCGACATCCGGGATATGGCTTCAGCCGAAGGGTTCCCGATCCTGTCCGCCGAAATTCAACAGCGTGTGCCGTTTGCGGAAAGCCTGACGCTCGGCCAGACGATTTTCGAATATGCGCCGGCCTCGGCCGCTGCCATGGAAATCGAGGCGCTTACGGGCGAGATTGTGAACTGGCATGAGCAAAAAGAACTTCGCAGCAGCGCCAAAGCCCGCCGCTCTGTCGGCTGAACAGGAAGCCTACATTTCCAAGGGCAGGGGTAAAGATACCGCGCCGGCCAACAATGAGCCGACCGCGCGGCTGTCGGTCGATCTGCCGCGCTCGATGCATAAGCGATTCAAGATCGCTTGTGAGCAAGCCGATACCAAGATGGTCACAGAACTGCTCGCCTTCATCGAGCGCCGCACGACCGAACTTGAAAGCCGCAAACCCTGATATGTGGGTTTGCGGGAAGGTGGGTCATGCTCTGGCTCACCAAAAGCAATCCCGCTTTCGTCGTGCCCTACCTTCGCATTGAGGGGGCCTAGCACGATCTGCCAGCCGTTCAACGCCTTACGGCGTCCTCCACTGCGTTGCGGCCCTTCGGGTGATCGGCCGTCATATCGTGCTTGAATCGGCCCATGCGAAGGCGGCTCCGAAAGCAGGATATTGCTTCAAGGCTCAACCCGTCCTGCAGGGCAGGGGAAGCGCCGCCAGGGCGACAAGCCCTAGCCGGCGCGGTAGGGCAGGGGCCAAGTATAACGCGGCGGGTCGGCGTCATGCCGGCATGGCGATTTATTGGCATCGGGAAACAAAAAAACCGCGCTCACACATAGCAGGCGGTTTTGACTTGTCCGATGCTGACGGATTGCTTTGAATTCGGTTCCATAATTGGGAATTATGCGATTAACCGTCTCGCGCGCGCGAAGCTGAAGCGGTGACTTTTTTGCCAGTCGTGCGTTGCACGACAAGCGAGGGAATAATGAACGATCAAACGGAAATTATCGAAGCTCTGGGCGTCACTCCGACTTTCAACGCCGCGCAAGAGGCAAGGCGGCGCGTGTCCTTCCTGAAGGACTATCTCGCCGCATCCGGGCTTCAAACTTACGTGTTGGGGATCAGCGGTGGCGTCGATTCCTTGACGGCCGGGATGATGGCCCAAAGGGCCGTGCAAGAACTGCGAGCAGCGTCCTACAACGCGGAATTTGTCGCCGTGCGGCTCCCTTATGGCGAGCAGGCCGACGAACGAGACGCACAGGCCGCCCTAAACGCTATCGAGCCTGACCGCGTCGTCACGGTGAACATTAAAGCTCCCGCTGACGCCATGATGGCGCAGGTTAAGGCCGGCGGCTTCACTCCAGTCGACCGGGCGCAGGAAGATTTTCTGCTCGGCAATATCAAGGCCCGGCAACGGATGATCGCGCAATACACCTTGGCGGGCGGCATGCGCGGACTGGTCATCGGCACGGATCAGGCAGCCGAAGCCCTCATGGGGTTTTTCACAAAATTCGGCGACGGCGCGGCCGACATTTTGCCTCTGGCGGGTCTGAACAAACGCCGGGTGCGCGCGATAGCCGAATACTTCGGAGCGCCCGCAAATCTCGTGTTCAAGGTGCCAACGGCAGACTTGGAATCCGATGCGCCGATGCGGCCCGATGAAGATGCCTATGGCGTGACTTACGATCAGATTGACGATTTTCTTGAAGGCAAACCTATCGAGGAAACTGCACGAGCACGGATTATGCGGGCATATCGCACGACCGCGCATAAGCGGGCGTTGCCGGTCGCCGCCAATGCGCCGGCGCACTCATTTTGACGCGAGCGCTTCAATCACCCGGCATTCCGACACCATGCCCCGGCTGCACTCACTGACCATGCGAGCCAACTCGTCCCGCAAGGAGAGCAGGCGGGCAATTCGGCTTTCGACCGCCTCAAGCTGACCCTGTGCAATCTGGCTCGCCGTCTCGCATGATGCCGCAGGCTGATCCTGCAAGGCCAGCAGCACGCGAATGCTCGTCAGGTCAAACCCGAGATCGCGGGCATGCCGGATAAAGCCTAGCCGTTCGGCGTCGGCCGGGCTGTAGATGCGACGGCCGTTCGTTTGGCGCGTTGCCTTCGGTAAAACCCCGATGCGCTCATAATACCGGATTGTCTCGATGTTCACGCCCGACCGTACGGACAGGTCACCTATCTGCATTTAGGTCTTGCTCCTGTAGTCGCTACAGGTTGTAGCATGGTAGGGCTAGAATTTCGAGGATCGCCAATGTCCGCAGCCGCAACCGACACAATCCGCTATCACGTCACCGGCATGGACTGCTCGTCCTGCGCCGCCAAGATCGAGGGCGCGGCCCGAAAAGTCGAAGGCGTCAATGATGTGAAGGTGTCGATTGCTTCGCAGATCATGACGCTAGAGGTCGATGACCCGGCCGCGCGTCTGCCCGTGCTCGAAAATGCGGTGACAAGCCTCGGCTATCAGCTTGACCGTATAGGGCAGGCGAAAGCAGGCGCGGCGGGTGACGATGACGACGACAAAATCCCTGACCTGTCGCATGTGACGCCGGCCTATAAGCGGGCGCTCTGGATCGTCGTGCTGCTCAATGTCGGCTACGGCATTATCGAGATTGGCGGCTCGATCCTGTCCGGCTCGCAAGCCCTACAGGCCGACGCCCTCGACTTCATCGGGGACGGCCTGATTTCCTTCCTCGGCCTGATCGCCGTGGGCTGGGGCCTCGCTGCGCGCGCCAAGGCGGCATTGATTCAGGGCGTATTCCTTGCCGTGCTCGGACTCGGCGTCGTCGGATCGACGCTGTACCGCGTTTTTGTCGAACATGAACCGCAAACCCTGCTCATGGGCGGCTTCGCGCTCGTGGCGTTCGTCGTCAACGTGCTGGCGGCCGTGGTGCTGATCCCGCACCGAAAAGGCGATGCCAATATGCGGGCCGTGTGGCTGTTCTCGCGCAATGACGCAATCGGCAATCTCGCCGTGGTCTTCGCCGCCGTGCTTGTCTGGTGGCTCTCCTCACCATGGCCGGATTTGATCGTCGCTTTCGCTGTAGCAGGCCTGTTCCTGCAATCGGCTTGGTCGATCATTCGAGACGCGCGGAGCGACCTTTCAGAGGTCAGCCGCACATAGTCCCATAATGGCGAATTACGCGACTATGTCGGATTCGCCTGATTGATCGCCAACTCAACAGCTTCGTCTTGCGGCAGGTCTGTTTTCGGCAACACGGTGTCGAGCTTCAATGAAGGCTGCCACGCAATTTTTTCTAAGCGAGCGGCAAAATACTTTTCGGTCCAATCCATTTCTGGAAACTCATCAGGCTTGGCACGAAAAGCGCCGAGCCTACCAATAAGGCCACACAACCAATCTGCACATTGGCAGGTTTGGTATCGGTGGCTCTCCACCTGAAACGGAGGTTCGATAATGTGTTTGCGAGGAAAATCGGGCCTAAACATCGCCTGCGACGCGGCGGTTAGGATGGCATCCCGATCCTGATGCTCGTCCATCACAATGAACACTTTGCCTTTCTTGCTAGCGGCAAAGGCGTTGATCGTCTGAAGGGACCGGCCCAATGCCGATAGATAAAGACCCTGCGCATTCGAATCCGCCGGTGTTTTGGTTTTTTGAATTCCCTTCCAAAATATCACGCCGCCAGATTTTTCAATTTGATTTAGAAGGCGATTCGTTGCGCTTCTAAGCTCGCGATATTTTGTGACATTGGCGGTGGTAAACAGCGACGCACCTTTTTTCTCCCATAGAGCGGGAGCAACGCCGTCGCGCTTAATTTCAAAATCTAAGAGTTTACATTTCAGCTGATAGAAAAAAGTCGAGAACGCCCGAACGTTCTCAGACGGAAGAATGAACCCGCCAAGCCCGAAAATTGGACTATCGTTATAGCGTGGGTCGTCGCGAGAAACGTAGGGACCGATGTGCCCGAATTCGTCGACATATGCGACGTAGACCATTAGCATCCCCCAAATGCACGAAAACCCGCAATTGCTTGCGGGTCTCGGAATGAGGGCAGCAAGAGCCGCGTCTCAGGCTCCTAACTATGCGTGGGATATCTAATTGTCAATTAAACGCACTGTCGGCTACGGACATCGCCGTCCATAGGCCATGGACACGGATGTCTTGGACCCCTGTGCAGGCATGTCTCACATATATAGGATGAATTAGAATATATAACGATAAGGTCTATATGGTCGAATACCGACTGCCCCGGGTCATGGTTGACCATGCGAAAAAAATTTGCCAGACGCTTGTAAATTTCGGTTTCTCGCTTAAGTGGACCCAAAATGTCACCCGTTGAGGAAAGTACGAGCCTCGTCACAACACACGAACTTAATCGACGGCTGGATGCACGGTGGTCGAAGGCAGTTCTAGCGCAGGGCTACACGGTAATTCCCGCGCTGCTCATAAACGGCCAAGGAAGGCTGGGACTGACGCCGGAAGAATTTAACGTAGTGATTCAGTTGGCATATCATTGGAGAACGGTTGGGAACGATCCATTTCCAACAAAAAAGCGAATAGCTTCGCTGATGGGGAAAAGCGACAAGCAGGTTCAGAGGTACTTTAAAAGCTTAGAACAGAAGGGGTATGTCACCCGACAAGAGCGTTTTAGCCGCAATCGTGGTCAGATGAGCAACAGCTATGATATGTCAGGGCTGGTAGTTCGACTTCGTGAACTGGCTGCGGAAGATCGGGTTCTTTCACGGAATGCCCCTTCTCTGGAAGGCGGCGAATAGGCGAGGCGAGGACATCAGGCATAAATTTATAGGATGCCCGAGCTGACCGGAGAGGGGGCCAAGCGCAAATGCTTGACCCCCCTCGTCTTTATCGATCCCGGTCATAATCGCGACTTTTATCCCGCGCCGGCTGCGGCTTCTCTTTCTCGGCCGCGCGGGCTTCCTTGGCCCGCTGCTGCCAGTAGGCGGCATCCTTCACCGGGGTCGTCGCGGCCTTCGCATTCTCCGCGAACTGCTGGCGCTTCGGATCCTGCGCCTTGGCGCTCGATCCGAAATCCCGCTGCGGATCTGGCGGGCGCTTCTGCGCCGCTCGATCCGCGAACGCCTGCGTCGGGTTCTTGATCTTTGCCGGCGACGTCGCTGGCGTCGGCTTCTGCGCGATCTCCTGCGCCCGCTTCGGTGCCGGCCTCGGCACCTCGCCGGCCGGCGAGGGGGCCGGCTGGGCCTGCGAGATAAACGCGGCCTTGGTCGGCAAGGGCTGTTTCGCCTCGATGCGGCGCGCATCGTCAAACGGCCGTTTCATGGGCTTCTGCTCCTGTGAACGAGTGGCGTCCTGCCACCGTGAACGATAGGGCTTCGCTCGATCGGGCTGGCGATCGCCGCCGCGATCGCGCGGGAGCTGCTGCCATGCCTGCCGGATTTTCCCGCGCTCGAGGTCTTGGCGCTCGATCAACGACGCTCGAGCGCGGTCGAACGCTTGGCGCTGTGCAACTAATGCCGCGCCGCGCTGCTCCTTGATGCCGCGCACCTCGGAATCGAGAACCGACTTAAGCCGCTGCGCCAGTCGCCCGCGGTTCATGTCCTGAACCTCGGCGAACGCCGCGGCGCGGGCCTGCGACGACAGCACGTTGCCGAACGTGGCGGCAAGGGTGCCACGGTTGCCGAGCTGGCCGCTGACGCGCTGATGCGTCGTCGCGTCCAGTGCGTTTCGGATCACGCCGGCAAGGCTCTGCTCGCGAGCCAGGTAGGCGCTTTCCGCCTGCCTAGTCTCGCGGAAGAACTTCGCCCATATCGGCCGGCATTCCGCTTTGTGGCGCTCGGTCGCTTCGCGGATAGCTTTGCCGCTGTCCGTGAAAATTCGATCCCGCGCCGCCTTGTTGCCGGCTGACAGGTCTTTCCACTCCTGCCGGTGCTGGTCCCGCTGTGCCGCGCCAAGGGCTTTCAGGACCGCCACGGGCGATTTGTCGGCCGGCGGCGTCTCTGCCGCCTGCTGGCGCTTCTCGGCCGCGTAGGCCTGTCGCTCGGCCTGCTGCGCGAACTTTTCGCGTAGCTCCCGCTTTTCTTCCCGCTTCGGCGTCAGGATCACCCCGCGCTCGCGCTCGTAAGCGTTCGCCCAATCGGACAATTTCAGCCGGTCATTGCTGGTCGAGAGCATTTTCCCGGTCGCCGGGTCCACGCGATTGACGATCACATGCACATGCGGGTGCTTCTGGTCCTGATGGCACACGATCACCGCTTGATGATGCTCGGCCCCGAGCACCTTCAAGCTGGCGTCGGCCGCGCGGGTCATTTCCGCCCGGTCGAGCGTCCCGGCCTCGTCCGGGTGCCATGCGAGGCTGTAGGCGTAGACATGCGCCGACGACTTGCGGCCTGTCGATTTGACGCCGGCCGCTGCCTTCAGCTCGTCGGCCTGCCGGGCGGTCGCAATCATGATCTCGCGGGCAACGCCGGGATGATCGGTCGCCAGATTGCGGGTTTCGGTCCACGCCACGCGCTCGGCCGTCTCGGGGTGCGCCGATTGCCCCTCCTGCCGCTTGTCGTGCAGGTAGTAGGCAAACGCGCCCCGGAAGCTGTGGCCGGCTTTGGCGATGTCAGGAACCATCGCCTGCCACCTTGGCGACGGCTGACCGGACCTCGGCAAGCACCTGCGGGAAGTCGGGCGGCAAATCCCGGCCGGCATTCACGCGCTTGGCGATCTGGTTGAGGTTCACGCCGGCACGATTCAGCTCGACGAGGGCAACGGCGTCCGCCTGCGCGCGGCGCTGCGGCATCCGTTGACCCAGCACAGCGCGGCGGCAAAACTCGGCGACCGAGACGCCCGCGCGCTCGGCCAGCAGCTCGACGTGGTGACGCTCGGCCGCTGTGACCCGGATGCCGGGCAAGCGGTCGTCGCGGCGCTCATCTGCCGCGAGTGTCGGCCGTCCGATTTTGGGGGCCTCGTCCATCAAATCCGCGCCGTCTTCCTTCCTTCCGGGCCTGCCCGGCAAGCGTTTTTGGGCACCAAAAACATAGCTTGCTACTCTGTGTTACGTAAATCATAATCCAAGCTCTGTTAAGATGGAATTAAGGAACCGTCCGAACCGGAGTCACCATGCCCTACCGCTTTACTGACCCCGCGAAATACGCCTACCGGCCCGGCTCCCTGTTCCTCGGCCTCGACCCCGCCACTAATCGCGAAACGGGCATCCAGACCGAAATTCACGCCATCACGATAGGCGGCGCAGGTGCAGGAAAAGGCTCGTCCCTCCTGATCCCAAACGCGCGTCGTTGGCTGCAAAGTCTGGTGTGCATCGACCCCAAGGGCGAAAACGCCGTAGAGTCTTGGCAGGCTCGTGAAGCCCTCGGCCAAACGGTCGGCGTCCTCGACCCCTTCCATGAAATCCCTGCCGGCAAGATTCCTGATCGACTGCGCGTCTCCGTCAACCTGCTGGCGGACATCGACCCGGAAAGCCCGCGCGCTCGCGCGGCTCTTTCGGCCATCGGCAATGGCCTCGTTGTCAATCACAACAAAGACCATATGGAATGGACGGAAGGCGCTCGCGCGCTGCTCGCCGGCCTCGCCGCCTTCGTCTGCACAATGCCCCCCGAAAGCCGCACTTTCGGCACGTTGCGCACCTTGCTGATGCTACCTAACACTCGGCCTTCGGACGATGAGCGGTCGCCGCTCGAAGAACTCGTAGCTGACATGCTCGCCGCCGATCATGCAAACCTCGGCGCGCTGATCCGGGAAGCCGGCGATACAATCGCAACGGCGCTCAACGCCTCCGATCCGAAGTCGATGGAAAGGCAGTTTCTTGGCGGCGCGAAGCGCGCCACACGCTGGCTCGATGATGCTTCAATATCGGCGGCGCTCGTGCATTCGGACTTCAAAATGTCGGCGCTCAAAACCGGCAAGGCGTCCTTGTTTCTCGTGCTGCCGGCTGACTATCTGGCCGACTATTCCGGGTTCCTGCGTCTGTTTGTGAAGGGCGCTCTCAACGCCATGGGTCAGCCCGGCAACGGCGGACGATGCCTGTTCCTGCTCGATGAATTTTACTCGCTTGGCAAGCTCGACGAGCTGACGGAAGCGGCCGGGCGGATGCGATCCTATGGCGTCCAGCTCTGGCCCTTCATGCAGGGCATCAGCCAACTTTTTGACCTGTACGGCAAAGATGCCGCGCAAACTTTCTTGACCAATGCCGCCGCTCGAATTTTCCTCGGCAACGACAAGGACACGGTGACACTCGACTACATTAGCTACGCGGCCGGCAAGTTGGAGCCGACCGATATCAGGAGTGCGCCACCAACCGCGACCGCGTTAACCCCAAAATCGGCCGCTAGCATCGGATCGGCGCCGACGGCATTCAACCCGGCCACCGGGCGTTTCGAAGTCTCAGCCGACGCGGCCCGCGCGTTCGATACGCAACAGCGGGCCGCTGCTGACGCGCGCATGGTCGAGCATGAGAATGAGCGCACGGCAGCTATGAAAGCAGATGCTGACGCGCGGGCTGATTACGACCATGACATGAAGCGCGTCGGGCAACCACGCCTGACGCCCGACGAGCTGGCGGCGCTGATCGGCAAAGATGAACAAGCCGGCGAGAAAGTCGCACGGTCAATGATCGTTTTCGCCTCTGCTGGCGACGTTCTCAAGCTGACGCCCGCGCCGTATTTCCAGCCCGCGCGGCCCCTGATCCAGCATAAGCCGCAAGCCACCAAAACCGACTACAGCACCCCGACCGCTGCATATCGGCGTTTCGACAGCTATCAGCGCAAGGCTTTCGTGCTCCTCGGCGTAACGCTTGGCTTTTGGCCGGGCTGGGTTCCGCTAGCCATGTGGGGATTTGACCGGCCTGCAGACATTGCCATGTGGGGTTATCCCGATCTGTGCCTCGGGCTTGCTTGTATGGTGGCGGGCGGCTGGATCGGCTGGACGCTGCCGAAACTCATCGAACGCAACGCTTAATTAGCCGGGGACACGCTCTACGCCCGGCACAGTTTCGATGCCGGGTACATCGTCAATGCCCGCAACGCGCCCTAACGCGTATTCATACGCGGCAGCCCAATTGAAGTATTCATATAGTCGCATACTGCGATTTATAGATCATTTTGCATCGGAACGTCAAATATCCTGACCTCAACCGGCACGATCTGCGCCGGCTGCGGGAACCCTTCAAGGGGCGGATTCCACCGCTCGAACGCAGCGCGCGCTGCGGCCTCGGTCGGCCGGAAAGTGCCCCACACTAACGCACCGTCCGGCCGCTCAAGCGCAGCGAAACCCCTGAATTTCCGGGGTTTATTCGTCGGTCGGCCCGTCATCTTCAGCCCGGTCAATGCGCGGCAGGATCACGAATTTACCGGTCAGGCCGATGCCGGCCGGCAGCTCGCAATTGAAGCCGTCTTTTTTGTTCGGGAACGCCACGCCGACGCGCAGCCACTCGGTCTTTACTTCGCCATTGCCGTCCGTATATTCGCGGGCGACAAGGATATTATGTGGTTTTGTCATGTAAAATCCTCCTTTTACCCGCAACAATACCATGAACGGAAGAATATATCCTTAAGACATTCTGAAACCCCTGCTCCCTGTTCGATCCGCGCCGGAGGCGTGATCGAACCCGCGCGGGACGCGCGGCCTTGATGCTCCCCGTCCCGATGCAACCTGCTGGCCATGTAAGGCCCGCGCGGTCACGGCCGGAACGGCCGGGAACCCCTTTAGGGGTTGACCGCATTAGCGGGCTGTCATGGCAGGCTTGCCGGTGAGGGTGGGGAAATCACTCCGGAATTCGTCAAACGCGCTCCACGCCCGCCGTATAGCCGGGAAAGCGGTATAGAAGGCCGTTCGTCGGCTGCCGATCTTGCGGGAACTTTGCCGCTGTCTTCCTCGAAGACAAAGCAAGGCTGATACCCGCAAATGTGGGTTTGTGGTAAAGCGCATTTGTGACTGTCACGCGTATTTGAAACAAGTAACTTGCCGGCCGACTAGGCCGGCTCCATTCTCATTTCGCCATAGAATTAAACCTAGATAGGGATTCAGCCCCTTTGTGGGACTCACGTTCAGCACAGCGGGCGCGCGCCTCGGCCATGCGTATCAGCGCAGCACCTAGCGAGCTGTCTGGATCGACATCGGCAATCGTGCGCTCGATCTCGCTCATGCTGGCGCGCATTGTCTCGATCTCAGTCGCGCGATCCTGCTGGCGCTGCTGCTCGTCGGCCGGCGTGGGCGCAGGGTGGAAATACCGACCTAGCAGCCGGGCAGCTCGGGCAGGCAAAAACAGCCTATAGGCGTTGCTCGTCTGCTGCACCTGCGGCCCCCTGCCCTCGTTGCCGGTCGGCACATAACGCCGAATCCAGTCGAGGAAGCCATGCCGGCGCAACGCCGCCAAGGCCCGGATGATCGTATTGCGGCCGTGACAGAGCTTCGCCGCCAGATAGTCAATCGACGGCTCTAGCCGGCCGCTGCGCCGATCCGCGAGGTTCACAAGGTATTCCAGAAGCTCGACGGCTATCAGGCCGAGCGCGCCGCTTGCGGTGTTCGGCTCCGTGGCACGGCGCTCATGGCGCGTCACCAGCTCAAACTTGCGGGCGGCGGCAACGATCCGGTGCCGGTCCTCCTTCGGGATCGGTCGCCAGAATATACCCTCCTGCCCGCCCGCCCGGTGCGAATTACGCCGCACGGGCTGGTGAGTGCGTTTTACACGGCTGCGGCGCACCCCGGCCGGCAACGGTTGGTCTAGGATTTCTCCTACTGCTGTGAACATGGCTTCTCCTTCGGTCTGGTTGACCGCCGAAGGTTTGGCCGCTCGCGGGCGTACGCAGGGCGCACGAATCCGTGGCAAGATTCCTCTTGCAAACGGTCCGGCTTTTTGGGAGAATTCGACCACCACAGACGAATTCAAGGCCCTCGGCCGAACTATCAGAAGCCCGCCCTTCCGGCGGGTTTTTTGATTTCTGGTCGGTATTCCCTCGCAAAATGGTTGGTGGCCGCGCTCGAATCGCGCCGCCACTAGCCTGTGATGGTGCCTGATGCCGGAATCTCGATCAACGCGGTTTTGTGAAAGCGCG
Coding sequences within it:
- a CDS encoding type IV secretory system conjugative DNA transfer family protein; amino-acid sequence: MPYRFTDPAKYAYRPGSLFLGLDPATNRETGIQTEIHAITIGGAGAGKGSSLLIPNARRWLQSLVCIDPKGENAVESWQAREALGQTVGVLDPFHEIPAGKIPDRLRVSVNLLADIDPESPRARAALSAIGNGLVVNHNKDHMEWTEGARALLAGLAAFVCTMPPESRTFGTLRTLLMLPNTRPSDDERSPLEELVADMLAADHANLGALIREAGDTIATALNASDPKSMERQFLGGAKRATRWLDDASISAALVHSDFKMSALKTGKASLFLVLPADYLADYSGFLRLFVKGALNAMGQPGNGGRCLFLLDEFYSLGKLDELTEAAGRMRSYGVQLWPFMQGISQLFDLYGKDAAQTFLTNAAARIFLGNDKDTVTLDYISYAAGKLEPTDIRSAPPTATALTPKSAASIGSAPTAFNPATGRFEVSADAARAFDTQQRAAADARMVEHENERTAAMKADADARADYDHDMKRVGQPRLTPDELAALIGKDEQAGEKVARSMIVFASAGDVLKLTPAPYFQPARPLIQHKPQATKTDYSTPTAAYRRFDSYQRKAFVLLGVTLGFWPGWVPLAMWGFDRPADIAMWGYPDLCLGLACMVAGGWIGWTLPKLIERNA